One window from the genome of Dyadobacter sp. CECT 9275 encodes:
- a CDS encoding GH92 family glycosyl hydrolase: protein MMKRKFFTVLFSVLNIFALAQKPSHLTDPVEWVNPLMGTQSKFSLSAGNTYPAIAMPWGMNFWMPQTGKMGDGWSYGYDAEKIRGFKQTHQPSPWINDYGQFSVLPITGSIKIDEESRASWFSHKAETAKPHFYKVYLADYDVTTEITPTERAAQFRFTFPKTDSAFVLLDAFDRGSYVKIIPSEKKIIGYTTKNSGGVPSNFKNYFVLIFDKAFTFSSAFHGTTLAKDTLELKAGHVGAVVGFKTFRGEKIGLKVASSFISPEQAELNLKREIGTDTFDQTFEKGRKTWNHELSRIQVEGEDIDQIRTFYSCLYRVMLFPRKFYEFDSKNQVVHYSPYNGQTKPGYMFTDNGFWDTFRAVFPFFTLMYPTLNAQIMQGLANAYDESGFLPEWASPGHRDCMIGSNSASLITDSYIKGIRGYDIDKLYEAIIKNTNHAGPVSSVGRFGHAYYNELGYVPYDVKVNENAARTLEYAYADFCISQLAKSLKKPQAEIDLYLKRSQNYRNIFDPETKWMRGKNKDGQFQKPFSPFKWGDAFTEGNSIHYTWSVFQDMKGLVGLMGGREAFVQKLDTVFTLPPIFDDSYYGFPIHEIREMQIMNMGNYAHGNQPIQHMIYLYNYAGAPSKAQYWAREVMKKLYQPTPDGYCGDEDNGQTSAWYVFSSLGFYPVTPGTTQYVIGSPLFKKATLTMENGKKFTIEAPASNSTNMYIQSVALNGKPYNNTFLEHGDIQKGGTVRFNMSSKATQTWGIKPENAPFSLSK from the coding sequence CTGATGAAACGTAAATTTTTTACCGTATTATTCTCAGTATTAAACATTTTTGCGCTTGCCCAAAAACCAAGCCACCTCACCGATCCGGTGGAATGGGTTAATCCGCTCATGGGGACACAATCCAAATTCAGCCTGTCAGCCGGGAATACCTATCCCGCCATTGCCATGCCTTGGGGAATGAATTTCTGGATGCCTCAAACCGGCAAAATGGGCGACGGATGGAGTTATGGCTATGATGCGGAAAAGATCAGGGGATTTAAACAGACCCATCAGCCAAGTCCCTGGATTAACGATTACGGACAGTTTTCCGTATTGCCGATTACCGGATCAATCAAAATTGATGAGGAGAGCAGGGCTAGCTGGTTTTCACACAAAGCGGAAACAGCCAAACCGCATTTCTACAAAGTTTACCTGGCCGACTATGACGTAACCACGGAGATAACACCAACCGAACGGGCGGCACAATTCCGTTTTACTTTCCCTAAAACAGACAGCGCATTTGTGCTTCTGGATGCCTTTGATAGAGGTTCTTACGTGAAGATCATTCCTTCTGAAAAGAAAATCATAGGATATACGACTAAAAACAGCGGAGGAGTACCGTCCAATTTCAAGAATTATTTTGTACTGATTTTTGACAAAGCCTTCACATTCTCCTCCGCATTTCACGGCACAACGCTGGCGAAGGATACCCTGGAACTAAAAGCGGGCCATGTGGGGGCCGTTGTGGGCTTCAAAACCTTCCGCGGAGAGAAGATAGGCCTCAAAGTGGCGTCTTCATTTATTAGCCCCGAACAGGCGGAGCTGAACCTTAAACGGGAAATTGGCACCGATACCTTTGATCAGACTTTCGAAAAAGGAAGGAAAACCTGGAACCACGAACTATCCCGCATTCAGGTGGAAGGCGAAGATATCGACCAGATCCGCACTTTTTATTCCTGCCTTTACCGGGTGATGTTATTCCCCAGGAAGTTTTACGAGTTCGATTCCAAAAACCAGGTGGTACATTACAGCCCGTACAACGGGCAGACCAAACCCGGCTATATGTTTACCGACAATGGTTTCTGGGATACCTTCCGTGCGGTATTTCCATTTTTTACGCTGATGTATCCCACATTGAATGCGCAGATCATGCAAGGGCTGGCGAATGCTTATGACGAAAGCGGTTTTCTGCCAGAATGGGCCAGCCCCGGCCACCGTGACTGTATGATAGGTTCTAACTCCGCCTCACTCATTACTGATTCCTACATCAAGGGTATCCGGGGGTATGACATCGATAAACTCTATGAAGCAATCATCAAAAACACCAATCATGCGGGTCCCGTAAGTTCAGTCGGCCGGTTTGGGCATGCGTATTACAACGAGCTGGGCTATGTACCTTACGATGTAAAGGTAAATGAAAACGCTGCCAGGACATTAGAGTATGCATATGCCGATTTCTGTATCTCGCAGTTGGCCAAATCATTAAAAAAACCGCAGGCCGAGATTGACCTGTACCTGAAAAGAAGCCAGAATTACAGGAATATTTTTGATCCCGAAACAAAATGGATGCGCGGAAAAAACAAAGATGGTCAGTTTCAGAAGCCTTTCAGCCCTTTCAAATGGGGGGACGCATTCACAGAAGGCAACAGTATCCATTACACCTGGTCGGTGTTTCAGGATATGAAAGGACTGGTGGGCCTGATGGGTGGCAGAGAAGCATTTGTACAAAAACTGGATACCGTTTTCACGCTACCTCCGATATTTGACGACAGCTATTATGGCTTCCCGATTCACGAGATCAGAGAAATGCAGATCATGAACATGGGAAATTACGCACATGGCAACCAGCCGATCCAGCACATGATCTATCTGTATAACTACGCCGGCGCTCCGTCAAAAGCTCAGTATTGGGCACGTGAAGTAATGAAAAAACTGTATCAGCCCACGCCGGATGGTTATTGTGGGGATGAAGACAACGGGCAGACTTCCGCCTGGTATGTTTTCTCGTCTCTTGGGTTTTATCCGGTTACGCCCGGGACAACACAATACGTAATCGGCTCGCCTTTATTTAAAAAAGCGACACTTACAATGGAAAATGGTAAGAAATTCACGATAGAAGCACCAGCCAGCAACAGTACCAACATGTACATTCAAAGTGTTGCACTGAACGGCAAGCCTTATAACAACACTTTCCTGGAACACGGTGACATCCAAAAAGGCGGCACTGTCAGGTTCAACATGAGCAGCAAGGCCACCCAAACCTGGGGAATCAAACCAGAAAACGCACCATTTTCTTTATCGAAGTAA
- a CDS encoding aldo/keto reductase, producing MQYRKLGNSDLDISVITFGAWAAGGWMWGGTERSEAVQAIRESYHAGVTSIDTAPVYGQGLSEEIVGEAIRDLPRDKVQILTKYGMHWDLAKGDFAMKSQTNDGQAIDIYKYASADSIVKECEDSLKRLGTDYIDLYQIHWHDKTTPIQESMEAVSLLIQQGKVRYAGVCNYNAELLMEAGKYINLVSDQVPYSMLRKDIEAETVPYCIGNNISILAYSPLQRGLLTGKMTSGYSFAKDDNRASLHYFSDENIKRVNAFLAKIRPVAEDKKATLGQLVLKWTVEQPGITIALAGARDARQALENASSVDIQLNRDEISFINNQLSDLKLVNK from the coding sequence ATGCAATACCGGAAATTAGGCAACTCAGATCTTGACATTTCAGTAATTACTTTTGGCGCATGGGCGGCAGGCGGCTGGATGTGGGGAGGTACCGAAAGAAGCGAAGCTGTGCAGGCTATCCGGGAATCATATCATGCGGGTGTTACCTCCATTGATACCGCTCCTGTTTATGGGCAGGGCCTGAGTGAAGAAATCGTTGGAGAGGCAATCAGAGACCTTCCCCGTGATAAAGTGCAGATTCTCACCAAATATGGTATGCACTGGGACCTCGCAAAGGGAGATTTTGCAATGAAAAGCCAGACCAATGACGGGCAGGCCATCGACATTTACAAATATGCTTCAGCGGATAGCATCGTGAAGGAATGTGAAGACAGCCTTAAGCGCCTGGGAACCGACTATATTGACCTGTATCAGATTCACTGGCACGACAAAACTACCCCGATCCAGGAAAGCATGGAGGCCGTTTCTTTGCTTATCCAACAGGGAAAGGTGAGGTATGCCGGGGTTTGTAACTACAATGCCGAGTTGCTGATGGAAGCAGGCAAGTATATCAATCTTGTTTCAGATCAGGTACCTTACAGCATGTTGAGGAAGGATATTGAAGCCGAAACCGTACCCTACTGTATCGGAAATAACATATCCATTCTTGCGTACAGTCCATTGCAGCGTGGGTTGCTAACAGGGAAAATGACCTCCGGTTACTCTTTCGCAAAAGATGATAACCGTGCTTCGCTCCATTATTTTTCAGACGAAAACATAAAAAGGGTGAACGCGTTTCTGGCCAAAATCAGACCGGTTGCGGAAGATAAAAAGGCTACCTTAGGACAATTGGTTTTGAAATGGACCGTTGAACAACCAGGCATTACCATCGCGCTGGCTGGTGCCAGGGATGCCAGACAGGCCCTTGAAAATGCCTCTTCGGTTGATATTCAATTGAACCGGGATGAAATCAGCTTTATAAATAATCAATTAAGCGATCTGAAGCTGGTAAACAAATAA